From Leptospira ellinghausenii, a single genomic window includes:
- a CDS encoding DUF1566 domain-containing protein, producing the protein MTQFQIWLFLLCLCVISFFSCNQSDLENLCDPKSDQYKDSLLLRYINFDESPHCGVVLKVNPPTYLICPPLIPKRNGIYFFESFETDGNRLSFSSNPPLPPGVVFSLFANSLEGTYNGWKANQVQFTITASNPKGSASCVYKPAWMGKTPPKTNITVCYNAGGNIDATCTGIPGQDGQLQRGINTSFVGPTLVSGGEITTDLVTGLVWTSCHRGRTGIGCGTPGTETFTYAGAQTECTSLNAGSGFADRTDWRVPEIEEYLTTFDHTTENPSINSTYFPQTASFNYKSNTSNAASTGAFYPTYIQSSIGFGNYSDMHYLRCVATPRNTFIKRFIDQLDGTILDLDTALLWQKCTAGQPNVATCSGGTDSAFQWSAAINYCQSLSLAGKTWRLPNANELISLKDFRFNFGTPGFNALYFPNTASASFWSSSPVLGNPSTQAYVTDFGGSGGGPTLKTDASVRTRCVTDY; encoded by the coding sequence ATGACACAGTTCCAAATTTGGTTATTTCTACTTTGTCTCTGTGTGATTTCCTTCTTCTCTTGCAATCAGTCCGATTTAGAAAACTTATGTGATCCAAAATCGGACCAATACAAAGACAGTTTACTTTTGCGTTATATTAATTTTGATGAGTCACCTCATTGTGGTGTGGTATTAAAAGTAAACCCACCAACCTACTTGATATGTCCACCCCTCATTCCCAAACGAAATGGAATTTATTTTTTTGAATCGTTTGAAACAGACGGGAATCGACTTAGTTTTTCCAGTAATCCCCCCCTCCCTCCGGGTGTGGTTTTTTCTCTTTTCGCGAACTCACTCGAAGGCACTTATAATGGTTGGAAGGCAAACCAAGTACAGTTCACAATCACAGCAAGTAACCCAAAAGGGAGTGCAAGTTGTGTTTACAAACCAGCATGGATGGGCAAAACTCCTCCAAAGACCAACATCACAGTGTGTTATAATGCAGGTGGCAATATAGATGCTACTTGTACTGGTATTCCAGGGCAAGATGGCCAACTCCAAAGAGGAATTAACACGAGTTTCGTGGGACCAACTCTTGTTTCTGGAGGTGAGATCACAACTGATTTAGTAACAGGTCTTGTATGGACAAGTTGTCACCGAGGGAGAACAGGTATTGGTTGTGGTACTCCTGGAACAGAAACTTTTACGTATGCAGGGGCTCAAACAGAATGCACAAGTTTGAATGCAGGTTCAGGATTTGCCGATCGAACGGACTGGCGTGTCCCAGAGATTGAAGAATACTTAACTACATTTGACCACACCACAGAAAATCCTTCGATCAATTCAACTTACTTTCCACAAACTGCTAGTTTTAATTATAAATCCAATACATCTAATGCAGCAAGTACGGGAGCATTTTATCCTACTTATATCCAATCTTCCATTGGATTTGGAAACTATTCCGATATGCATTACTTACGTTGTGTCGCTACACCAAGAAATACGTTTATCAAACGCTTCATCGACCAATTGGATGGAACCATTTTGGATTTAGATACTGCTCTTCTTTGGCAAAAATGTACAGCAGGCCAACCCAATGTGGCCACTTGTTCCGGTGGAACAGATAGTGCATTCCAATGGTCTGCGGCCATCAATTATTGCCAAAGTTTATCACTTGCTGGTAAAACATGGAGACTTCCCAATGCGAATGAATTAATTTCTTTAAAAGATTTCCGATTTAATTTTGGAACTCCAGGTTTTAATGCTCTTTATTTTCCCAATACGGCTTCTGCATCGTTTTGGTCTTCAAGCCCAGTCCTTGGAAATCCATCCACACAAGCATATGTCACTGATTTTGGTGGTTCTGGTGGTGGACCAACATTAAAAACTGACGCCAGCGTTCGAACTCGTTGTGTTACCGATTATTAA
- a CDS encoding PP2C family protein-serine/threonine phosphatase — MSRFFDQLFKFLHRFISYSFAIVFFSLQGAFFGAFYAYFFGSALIPDFSIENHPEVVYVFVFATFLAAVGHSIEFGILTPLGYGGFRNDLKKLNLFLRYNDTIRHKDILELENNLNTLIHLPKENMYAAIRYAVMVFVSVSITHIICQHPMYELVLVSIGWLSAVFVYGGFSYIISDYFTGNKRVEIKKILAYRDVSIHKNYGILSLKGKFVFLLILILLSLSVLSVFISFGNASLFKITAFIGMTFVEAVILIYMFFQSINLTLEQINESANSLATGGRGALPILSIDKEFILFAENYEKATREVGRIRENLQELVEAKTSELRNSLETVETLKKQQDGDYFLTSLLIKPLSLNKTIGTHVKTDFLIKQKKTFLFHGRENEIGGDICITRTITLRGKDYTFFLNADAMGKSLQGAGGVLVLGAAVQSILERSNAVESVKLLYAERWIKNAYQELHHIFESFDCSMLVSMVMGLIDDETGLMYYLNAEHPWSVLYRKGTAEFIKNNSELRKLGTPFSEKSLEISTLQLIPGDVLILGSDGRDDIEFVTETTARKINHDEELFLRHVERGNGHLKEIYQSILSMGELTDDLSLMRITFKENLDQPPRAIRKESYELMRKAKSQIKLDQLEEAKTSLLEANRINPENREIQRALIRLLVRMKEYNLAAEKLNTYLEEYPGDTDLIYLASFTYKQTKEFGKAIDMGERIRLRNPGHLSNLIQLVQLYLIIGNLPKAEKTLQLTSFIPSDTNRIEQLKSQIETFRQKIVDEIPT; from the coding sequence ATGAGTCGATTCTTTGATCAATTATTCAAATTCTTACACAGGTTCATTTCTTACAGTTTTGCCATTGTATTCTTTTCTCTCCAAGGTGCCTTTTTTGGCGCTTTTTACGCTTATTTTTTTGGATCAGCACTCATTCCTGATTTTTCCATCGAGAACCATCCTGAAGTTGTGTACGTTTTTGTATTTGCCACTTTCCTTGCTGCAGTCGGACATAGCATCGAATTTGGAATCCTAACACCTCTTGGGTATGGTGGATTTCGTAACGACTTAAAAAAACTAAATCTGTTTTTAAGATACAACGACACAATTCGCCACAAAGATATTTTAGAATTAGAAAACAATTTGAATACACTTATCCATTTACCAAAGGAGAACATGTATGCTGCCATTCGTTATGCGGTAATGGTCTTTGTTTCTGTTTCCATTACCCATATCATTTGCCAGCATCCAATGTACGAATTAGTATTGGTTTCCATTGGCTGGCTTTCTGCTGTTTTTGTTTACGGAGGTTTTTCATACATCATCTCCGATTATTTTACTGGTAACAAAAGAGTTGAGATCAAAAAAATCTTAGCATACCGAGATGTCTCGATTCATAAAAACTATGGAATCCTAAGTTTAAAGGGCAAATTTGTTTTTTTGTTAATATTAATCTTATTATCGCTCAGTGTACTTTCAGTCTTCATTTCCTTTGGGAATGCCAGTTTGTTCAAAATTACTGCCTTCATTGGGATGACATTTGTCGAGGCAGTTATATTGATTTATATGTTTTTCCAATCGATTAATTTAACATTGGAACAAATTAATGAATCAGCCAATAGCCTTGCTACTGGAGGGAGAGGTGCTCTTCCCATCTTATCCATAGACAAAGAATTTATTTTGTTTGCAGAAAATTACGAAAAGGCAACAAGAGAAGTTGGCAGGATCAGAGAAAACTTACAAGAATTAGTTGAGGCAAAAACTTCAGAATTAAGAAACAGTTTAGAAACCGTTGAAACCTTAAAAAAACAACAAGACGGAGATTATTTTTTAACTTCGCTATTAATCAAACCTCTCAGTTTGAACAAAACCATTGGTACTCATGTAAAAACAGATTTTTTGATCAAACAAAAAAAGACTTTTTTGTTCCACGGAAGGGAAAATGAAATTGGTGGAGATATTTGTATCACGCGCACCATTACGTTACGAGGCAAAGATTATACATTTTTTCTCAATGCTGATGCCATGGGAAAATCGTTACAAGGTGCTGGTGGTGTTCTTGTACTTGGAGCTGCGGTACAATCCATCTTGGAACGGTCCAATGCAGTTGAGTCAGTAAAATTATTGTATGCAGAACGATGGATCAAAAACGCATACCAAGAACTTCATCATATTTTTGAGAGCTTCGACTGCTCTATGTTAGTTTCCATGGTAATGGGCCTCATCGATGACGAAACTGGCCTTATGTATTACTTAAACGCAGAACATCCATGGTCGGTATTGTACAGAAAAGGAACTGCAGAATTTATCAAAAACAATTCGGAACTCCGCAAGTTAGGAACTCCCTTTTCCGAAAAATCACTCGAAATCTCTACATTACAATTGATTCCTGGAGATGTACTCATCCTTGGTTCTGACGGAAGGGATGATATCGAGTTTGTAACGGAAACTACAGCAAGAAAGATCAACCATGATGAAGAATTATTTTTACGACACGTAGAACGAGGGAATGGCCACTTAAAAGAAATTTATCAATCCATCCTGTCCATGGGAGAACTGACTGACGATTTAAGTCTGATGCGGATTACATTTAAAGAAAATCTGGACCAACCTCCAAGAGCCATTCGAAAAGAATCGTATGAATTGATGCGTAAAGCAAAGTCGCAAATCAAGTTGGACCAATTGGAAGAGGCAAAAACCAGTCTTTTAGAGGCAAATCGTATCAACCCAGAAAATAGAGAAATCCAAAGGGCACTGATACGCCTCCTCGTACGCATGAAAGAATACAACTTAGCAGCAGAAAAATTAAACACCTATTTAGAAGAATACCCTGGTGACACAGATTTAATTTATTTGGCATCCTTTACTTACAAACAAACGAAAGAATTTGGTAAGGCCATTGATATGGGTGAGAGAATCCGTTTGCGTAACCCTGGTCATTTATCAAATTTAATACAACTTGTTCAATTGTACCTCATTATTGGCAATCTGCCCAAGGCAGAAAAGACGTTACAACTAACATCGTTTATCCCTTCAGATACAAATCGAATTGAACAATTAAAATCTCAAATAGAGACTTTTAGACAGAAAATTGTTGATGAAATTCCGACCTAA
- a CDS encoding SDR family NAD(P)-dependent oxidoreductase: protein MELKNKRIVVTGAGSGIGKETVLQMLKHENVKILACDLNEKNVVSHPNVVPYKCDVSKPENLDKLLKDADKKLGGIDIFFANAGFAYYEIIQEASWDRIDRIFRTNVYSPFYTLISLNKHRTSPCLFVVTASAMSHLPLPGYALYSATKASVRSFLDAYQCELRPGNQTMIVYPIATRTQFFDSAGKKVPVPFPSQTAETVAKQIVNGILRDKKEVFPSFLFRFIQILDRFLFFPLKIYQKIEAVKLNSHKS, encoded by the coding sequence ATGGAATTAAAAAACAAAAGAATTGTAGTTACGGGTGCAGGATCAGGTATTGGAAAGGAAACCGTCTTGCAGATGTTAAAACATGAAAACGTGAAAATTTTAGCCTGTGACTTGAATGAAAAAAATGTAGTGTCTCATCCCAATGTAGTTCCTTATAAATGTGATGTTTCAAAACCAGAAAATTTAGATAAACTCTTAAAGGATGCTGATAAAAAATTAGGTGGGATTGATATCTTTTTTGCGAATGCAGGTTTTGCTTATTATGAAATCATCCAAGAGGCAAGTTGGGATCGTATCGACCGAATTTTTCGAACCAATGTTTACTCTCCTTTTTATACTTTAATTAGTTTGAACAAACACAGGACTTCTCCTTGTTTATTTGTAGTCACTGCTTCTGCAATGAGTCATTTGCCTCTCCCTGGTTATGCCTTGTATTCGGCTACCAAAGCATCAGTTCGGTCCTTTCTGGATGCGTACCAATGTGAACTAAGGCCTGGAAACCAGACGATGATTGTTTACCCAATTGCCACTAGGACACAATTTTTTGATTCAGCAGGCAAAAAAGTCCCAGTTCCATTCCCAAGCCAAACAGCAGAAACCGTGGCAAAACAAATTGTGAATGGGATTTTGAGAGACAAAAAAGAAGTTTTCCCATCCTTTTTGTTTCGATTCATTCAAATCTTGGATCGATTTTTATTTTTTCCGCTAAAAATATATCAAAAAATAGAGGCGGTAAAATTGAATTCGCATAAATCTTAA
- a CDS encoding PAS domain S-box protein, with the protein MPNISTEVGNHLNVEVDLLKTIMDVSSTAIVLLNPQGQILYANPASEAVLAIKLKDILSRTYDAPQWKNTSLDGGPWREEDQPFNIVLKTKKPVTDIRHAIEDSFGVKKYLSINGSPVFDEVGELRSLVFLITDITENVLKQKALEDSEAKYRTITELSLSMVYDLDIQTGVNQWAGAIQEITGFTPEEYRAIGYEAWMVLIHPDDKEKAIQLFDEAMANKTKFSCVYRYRTKDGKYVYIEDNGIFLYDINGNAYRMFGAMINRTEQIEANLALKESESRLLMSLDAVKMGIWSWDIDQRNIYWSPQTYEIYGLDPDGPAITVERYLTLNDLDDLQKVSAEIQLLKDDPSRSGYKIQQRIFHADGLVHWVESRGNLIRDKDGKPVRLMGTLLDVTESKLAEEALRTSDERFRAFYQFSTEAFLIFDENSLRAKDSNFAFQNLFGYSSDDTKNLKIRSLLTPDSLQKIREKIADNSSDSIEILCKRKNGEVFPALVSIKRFKYNQTNSIAYSIFDLSPLKEVEELRQINSEIREKNKLIEKQKIELETAFENLKRTQEQLVQSEKLAALGQLIAGIAHEINNPIGAVKASNQNMMDWQKRYGIASQLFREAILSVPREEQVILKTILSNLDQPIEFYTGKEERLRKKRNKEILIQNGFKADDADEFAEAWVELGIGELEDKYIPLFRSHYLRVFLDYLALEIQFRRNTRSIQLAVDRVSKIMYALKNFSHFDSIGKKIKASIQETIETVLTIYQNQLKRGITLIKNYDDIPPIDCYPDDLLHVWTNLIYNSLQAMSFKGHLMITIKDCDTEVLVSLQDSGPGIDPGIRSKIFDPFFTTKPPGEGSGLGLDIVNKIIKRHGGRIDLSSKPGETIFSIYLPKG; encoded by the coding sequence ATGCCTAATATTTCGACTGAGGTGGGAAACCATCTGAATGTCGAAGTTGATCTTTTGAAAACAATCATGGATGTAAGTTCCACTGCGATTGTTTTACTGAACCCACAAGGGCAGATCCTCTATGCAAACCCTGCATCAGAGGCTGTTCTTGCCATTAAACTCAAAGACATACTTTCTAGAACCTATGATGCACCACAATGGAAGAACACTTCTCTTGATGGTGGTCCATGGCGAGAAGAAGACCAACCTTTCAATATCGTATTAAAAACGAAAAAACCAGTCACAGACATTCGGCATGCGATCGAAGATTCGTTTGGTGTCAAGAAATACTTATCCATTAATGGTTCCCCTGTTTTTGACGAGGTGGGAGAACTCCGATCCCTTGTATTTTTAATTACCGACATTACAGAAAATGTTTTAAAACAAAAAGCTTTAGAAGATAGCGAAGCAAAGTATAGAACTATCACCGAACTTTCGTTAAGTATGGTTTATGATTTGGACATTCAAACGGGTGTGAACCAGTGGGCTGGTGCCATCCAAGAAATTACTGGTTTTACTCCTGAAGAATATAGAGCCATTGGTTATGAAGCTTGGATGGTCCTCATCCATCCTGATGACAAAGAGAAAGCCATTCAATTATTTGATGAGGCGATGGCGAATAAAACAAAGTTTTCCTGTGTGTATCGATACCGAACCAAAGATGGAAAATATGTATATATAGAAGATAATGGAATCTTTTTATATGATATAAATGGTAACGCCTATCGAATGTTTGGTGCGATGATCAACCGAACCGAACAAATTGAAGCAAACTTAGCCCTAAAAGAATCCGAGTCTAGGCTTCTTATGTCTTTGGATGCTGTCAAAATGGGAATTTGGAGTTGGGACATTGACCAACGAAATATTTATTGGTCTCCTCAAACCTATGAGATTTACGGACTTGATCCAGATGGCCCCGCGATCACTGTGGAAAGGTATCTCACTTTAAATGATCTAGATGATTTACAAAAGGTCTCGGCAGAAATCCAACTCTTAAAAGACGATCCTTCCAGATCTGGATACAAAATCCAACAACGAATTTTTCATGCGGATGGATTGGTACATTGGGTAGAGTCTCGTGGAAATTTAATCCGTGATAAAGATGGAAAACCAGTTCGATTGATGGGAACTTTACTCGATGTCACCGAATCTAAATTAGCTGAAGAAGCACTCCGAACTTCCGATGAAAGATTCCGTGCTTTTTACCAATTTTCGACAGAAGCGTTTTTGATCTTTGATGAAAATTCTCTCAGAGCAAAAGATTCTAACTTTGCCTTTCAGAATTTATTTGGATATTCAAGTGATGACACAAAAAATTTAAAAATCCGATCTTTACTCACACCAGACTCTCTCCAAAAAATTAGAGAGAAAATTGCAGACAATTCGAGTGATTCGATTGAGATTCTTTGTAAGAGAAAAAATGGGGAAGTGTTTCCCGCTTTAGTCTCCATCAAACGGTTTAAATACAACCAAACAAATTCAATAGCGTATAGTATTTTTGATTTGAGTCCTCTCAAAGAAGTGGAAGAACTCCGCCAAATCAATTCGGAAATACGGGAAAAAAACAAACTCATTGAGAAACAAAAAATTGAACTGGAGACGGCGTTTGAAAATTTAAAACGTACCCAAGAACAACTTGTACAATCCGAAAAACTGGCAGCACTTGGGCAGTTAATTGCAGGGATTGCACATGAAATTAATAATCCGATTGGTGCCGTAAAAGCATCCAATCAAAATATGATGGATTGGCAAAAACGATATGGGATCGCCTCACAATTGTTTCGAGAAGCAATTCTAAGTGTTCCCAGAGAAGAACAAGTGATTCTCAAAACAATTCTTTCAAACCTTGACCAACCAATCGAATTTTATACAGGAAAAGAAGAAAGGTTACGTAAAAAGAGGAACAAAGAAATTTTGATCCAAAATGGATTTAAAGCAGATGATGCTGATGAATTTGCAGAAGCATGGGTGGAATTAGGGATTGGAGAACTGGAAGACAAATACATACCACTTTTTAGGTCTCATTATCTTAGAGTTTTCCTCGACTATTTAGCACTTGAAATCCAATTCCGTCGGAACACTCGTTCCATCCAATTGGCGGTAGATCGTGTATCTAAGATCATGTATGCATTGAAGAACTTTTCTCATTTTGATTCCATTGGAAAAAAAATAAAAGCATCCATTCAAGAGACAATTGAGACGGTTCTCACAATTTACCAAAACCAATTGAAGAGGGGAATTACCTTAATCAAAAATTACGATGATATTCCACCTATAGATTGTTATCCGGACGATTTATTACATGTCTGGACGAATCTAATTTATAATTCCTTACAAGCTATGTCATTTAAAGGACATTTGATGATCACAATCAAAGATTGTGATACGGAAGTTCTAGTATCCTTACAAGATTCTGGACCAGGGATTGATCCAGGGATCCGTTCCAAAATCTTTGATCCTTTTTTTACAACCAAACCTCCAGGAGAAGGAAGTGGGTTAGGTCTTGATATCGTGAATAAAATTATAAAACGTCACGGTGGTCGGATTGATTTGTCATCCAAACCAGGAGAAACTATATTTTCGATTTATTTACCAAAAGGTTAA